The following nucleotide sequence is from Populus nigra chromosome 15, ddPopNigr1.1, whole genome shotgun sequence.
GTTATGAGGATTTCATAAGTATGGAAGCTGCTAGTTACAAGACGCACAAAAAGAATATTTCCGAGAGCTATcatctttcatatatatatatatttgcctcATCAAACAAGCCTTAAAAGAAATCATGGAATAGAAGAAAGGGCCTCAAGGATGAAACTGTTGAATATATGAGCAAATAATAAGTGGACATCATGGACCAAGCCATGGAGCAAACACCTGCTCCAAAAGTGTATTTGGGGAAAATAtaaagaggaagaaaataaaaaagcgCAGCAAAGACCATACCTCTTCAACTATAACCCCTTTGCAAACAAGAGGGAACAATTGAACTATTTCCTCCAAAGTGACCACGTCAGCAGCATAAAGATTAGTAAATTCCATCCCAAGCCAAGGATGAGGGATACTCCTACGCCATTGTAGAACATTAGATGCACCCAACATTCTTTCACAATATCTTATTTCAGGTTGGatattgacaaaaaaagaagagaagattaAATAACTTCCATCCCCATGCAGTGCCCTGGATGGGAAAAGAAAATACAGCATGTGCACCACGATGCAGCAGGTGATTTTggaagaattaaataattttcttagtaATTTAGTTTAGCTTTAATTGTCCTCTGTGTCTAGAACattgaattgttgttttttgGCTGGCGATTTCTTCACACACCCCATACCACATCTACCAATAAATATAACGATTTGGACACACGAGGCTTGTAGCTTAGTGGCCTTGGCAGGCTTTGCTCTGCCTGAGTGTCCTGGTTTGAGCTCTCGTGTGTACCCAGCACTTGAGGGTTTAACTACTGTggtcaattcgtgtgacttgttccgcccccgtcccgggttcaactctctatgtgtacgcctgtcaccccggcggtgccttacctgctcctgggcttgcaggatgtccagcgggccgtggggaatagtcgtggtgcgcgtaagctggcccggacaccctatgataatcaaaaaaaaaaaaaagatttggaaTGCTCAAACCCATTGAGAACAACATGATCAGTAAGTTAACAGGGTATACAAATTATGAAAGGAATCTCAAATACAAATCAATTGTGGAACGGTGCCATGAACATGCCAAAATGTTATGGAAAGCAATAAATACTCTGTAAAAATGGTGAGGAACATACCTTTTCTTATTTAAGTGGTCCAGGCATCTAAAAGCTATGTTGATTGGCAGAAAAGGAGTCTGGCCCTTCCAAAAGAAATTGATCCCGATGACTTCTCCATCCCAATTAATGAGAGGCCCCCCAATAAAATGCTACAATAAAGAACTAGTTTATGCTACAGTTTGGTATCAGTTCATCAAATATATAACATCAAAGCATAGATCTTTTAGTCAGTCTAAGAACATGCCAAAGCTAGAACAAGCTCTGGACAAACAATTGTTTGCCCCTTTCTTGCTATCCTCAAGCAACAAAGACTGTTTTATGGTGAAAGCGGAGTTAATGAACCATGATTTAGTCACCAAACTTGTGGTTTAGTCACCAAACTTGTGGTTTAGTCACTAAACTTGTGGTTTGGTGGTTTTCCCTTTCAAAACGAGGTTCAAGTCTAGGCATTGCACTTGGGTGGATGTAATAACAAAAGAGGGTTAATTCCATTTTGTAACAACGTTAATGGATCAAATTAAGAGTTGTTTCATGGGTACCTTAAATTGGGCATGGGAAGGTCAACAATTATGGGCTCATCACAAATTCAAGTAGTAGGACTTGGTGGGTgcagtgaaaattttataggCACAACTTAAAAGTCTTTTGAAAATCAGTCTCtgaaagggttttttttgttttttttatggggatATATCTTTTGGACTCTCTTTGAAAGTGAAATCTTTTAGTCATGgaacaaaaaattatctaaGAAACAAGCTTTTTGCATAAAAACACCACTCCTTTCCTTCATACTCTCATTCACTTCTCTTGGTAGTTAGTTGTACAGTGATCCTAGTTGACTTTAATACTCTCATTCTAGGTTTCTCTAGACAGGAGCTTGATCTCCTCATAGCATGTGAGGATGAGTGTTGAGCCATGTTGCTCAGATACATAATTCAGGGCGTCAAGTCCGAGTATCGGCCCAAGAGTCAGAAaagattaattcaaaatttttgaatACGATAaattgaccgaaaagtgttaaAATATTGGATGTCATGAGTACACGAATGTGATGTAACCTCCAATTATAGTTGAATTGAGACCTATTGCCCAAAGGATGTTCCATGTATCATGTAACTCGTAGTCCTAAATTCAAACAAGAGGGCAGTACTGGcttgtatataaaattaaattgggaaTAGATTGAAAGAATGCTAATGAAGGcaataaggaaaataaatttcatctatTTCAAGTGTAAGCAAGACCAAGGGGTTTTGAAAAGTTAGTTTGAGCATCAAAGTAATtacattaaatcaattaatgcTCAAGTGAATAAGATTTATTGGGCTAATGCAGAATCTAAGGGTATAAATACAAAGCCAACTTTATGTCCACGCACGCCCACGACAATTATGCTAATTTTGATGCCAAAGctttcattataatttattttattatatttatgatattagagttacttaattaatttaggGTCGTGTGATGATTAGCATgtgatcatttaatttttttttttttatatagttttacttGGAGAATGAGATTacaagtccttttttttttttcctaagagGATATACGACTTAaactaatataattaataagcTGCTAGGGgtattttacaaattttttttgttattttattgatatattcAGATTCTAGAGGATTCCTAGGAAAcctaaattgtattatttttgttccaacttcaattttaatcttaatttcaGCTAATATTCTGCTGGCGTTTCCATTTTCACTGGTTTCCTCTTTCCATGCAAAGTCAAATTGACTGGTCATTAATACCTTCTCTAGAACAATATTACGAACCAAACCAAGCAAGAAGTATGCTTACTTTTAATACCTCTCTACTCTTCATCTCTCGCATTTCTCCATCATCATTTCTCTAAAAAAACCTTTGTTGAGTTTATTACAAGCAGCCATTGTTATCAATATGTTGCTTTTTTAGTTTGGATAGAGATGATGAGGTTGTGTCCAAGTGCAAATAGAAGAGTTAGAAAAGGCATTCATGCTTGTACATGAGTCATTTCATCGACACATGCAAATACTCTGGGGTAAAATTATGCTTAAGCCTGAGTAACACACGAGATATATATAAGCAAACATACATGATACGACTAATAagccaaaaaacaaattaatgcatGAAACAGAGAGAGTAGTGTTATTACTGTAGTAATCTCGCAAGTTGTCATTAGGAGCTCTTGGCAATCCAATCCGCAGCAATAAATACTATATGGGAAGAAAGTAGGGTAAGATCACATCACAGCAGTTAGTTCGGAAAAAAAAACGTTGTGGTCAAAACAGTGCGAGAGGTGATATTTAGAATTGAAAAGGAGACTACTagcttaattatatatgattggTAAGCAAGCAAACATATAACAATAAAAGGTAATTGTAAGGATGCAGaaaaatgcaattgaagatATCCTGGTGATGGTAAGGATATTGATGAAATCTTGAAACACTAACCTCCTATATATCCAACGTTGctagaagaaatgaaaagacaAGGTTCATTTTGGCATACCTGAAATCACCAGAACTGACAAGAAGCTGGTGGTGATGATCTTGCACCCGGGCTAAAGCTATTAATTTATCCCCGGGACAAAGGTTAAAAAAGTTAGCCTCTACCATGTTGTGATCATTATCAGGTTGTAAAGACATAGAATCATCTATCCATTTAAGACATGCTTTTTGAGGAGGTTTATCAGGCTTGAACTTGACGGTAGCAATGTTGTAGTGTAAATCAAAAGCTGAAACCTCTCCCTCGTACGAACTGCCATCTGATAGATGTACTTCAACCTGCAATTGCAATACaatattttgagaaattttCAATTCTACTAAAAaggtaatgataataataataataataaaagtcgCGGTGCTGTACCGTGATTTGAGAAGGGTCTCTATAAGAGTGAAGGAGAGAAGCAGAAGTCAATATGGTAGCATCGAATTTACCATCATCTCCTGCTGCACCTTCACATTCTACAATTGTGCCGGTGCACGCAAAACACTTTTCTCCGCTACCTGCCAGAAACGCAGCAAAGCATAAAGCTTTATGTTACCCAGGCAGATCATACCTGTTAGGAAGCATAAAGTTAGTATATGATATACCTACCTCTGTGGTATGCAACAAGGCACACAACCGATAGAGAAACTTTCAAAGCAGCTAAATTTGTATTGAGTTTCAATTCATCATCCCGCTTTTT
It contains:
- the LOC133674618 gene encoding putative protease Do-like 14, translated to MNFSVDRIPPPPPFLKKRDDELKLNTNLAALKVSLSVVCLVAYHRGSGEKCFACTGTIVECEGAAGDDGKFDATILTSASLLHSYRDPSQITVEVHLSDGSSYEGEVSAFDLHYNIATVKFKPDKPPQKACLKWIDDSMSLQPDNDHNMVEANFFNLCPGDKLIALARVQDHHHQLLVSSGDFSIYCCGLDCQELLMTTCEITTHFIGGPLINWDGEVIGINFFWKGQTPFLPINIAFRCLDHLNKKRSIPHPWLGMEFTNLYAADVVTLEEIVQLFPLVCKGVIVEEVTEESPADRAEIQPNDVIIKCDREVVSCSLKFFGMIWDKVGKSMELEVMRAGVCGPLKLAILADDLLPDSYNSWPI